From the genome of Paraburkholderia aromaticivorans, one region includes:
- a CDS encoding collagen-like triple helix repeat-containing protein has product MNIQTTNTTIRTTLIAAGVAAMLSLGACGGSGSLSSGTGSSGSGSAGGTLSTSGGSGSMGSGGAGSGSGSGSSSGSGSGSGTTTGSNGSGTSGTGTGTGTGSGTGTGTNPTAVANALGTVAGNTGGVVSDVGSTVGSIGTVIGSQTVPGVSSQTTQAAGGIVQQVGAAVSTLGGGVSQGLGQLGTGGNAVGTTVASLGGVVGHVGGAVTDAGNLVTSLGSGPLAPLSAITSPLGGVVNTLGGAVTNGGGTLTTALSTGPVQQVTQTLSTAITPITSMVAATTQTVGNTTGLGAPLNGLLSTVGGGLGKAGALLSATGGNPVTAALGHTVTDTGTTVASVGGLLTGGSGGNPLAPLTSALGGLTGGTTSSPLAPLTGALGGLTGGTTSGPLAPLTGALSSVTGAVGGAASGGSPLAPVTGLVSSVTSGLSGAAGGSSGPLAPVTGLLAGVTGALGSVTTAATATPTTTTATASTSSGAGLSLSTSTGKSTTGNPLAPVTSLVGGLLGGLGKK; this is encoded by the coding sequence ATGAACATTCAAACGACCAACACGACGATACGGACAACCCTGATTGCGGCCGGCGTAGCCGCAATGCTTTCTCTCGGTGCTTGCGGCGGCTCCGGCAGCCTGAGTTCCGGGACCGGCAGCAGCGGTAGCGGCTCCGCCGGCGGCACACTTTCCACCTCCGGCGGCAGCGGTTCGATGGGTTCGGGGGGGGCGGGGTCGGGGTCGGGGTCGGGGTCTAGCTCGGGCTCGGGCTCGGGCTCGGGCACCACCACCGGCAGCAACGGCTCGGGCACGTCCGGCACGGGAACCGGAACGGGCACGGGCAGCGGAACGGGCACGGGAACGAACCCCACCGCGGTCGCCAACGCGCTCGGCACGGTGGCTGGCAACACGGGCGGCGTGGTCAGCGACGTCGGCTCGACAGTCGGCAGCATCGGCACTGTGATCGGCTCGCAGACCGTGCCCGGCGTCAGTTCGCAAACCACCCAGGCCGCCGGCGGCATCGTGCAGCAAGTCGGCGCGGCCGTGTCCACGCTCGGCGGCGGCGTGTCGCAAGGGCTCGGGCAACTCGGCACCGGCGGCAACGCGGTCGGCACGACGGTCGCGAGCCTGGGCGGCGTCGTCGGTCATGTCGGCGGCGCTGTGACGGATGCGGGCAACCTCGTAACGAGCCTCGGCAGCGGCCCGCTCGCTCCGCTGTCGGCGATCACCTCGCCGCTTGGCGGCGTCGTCAACACGCTCGGCGGCGCGGTCACCAACGGTGGCGGCACGCTCACCACCGCGCTGTCGACGGGTCCGGTCCAACAGGTCACGCAAACGCTGAGCACGGCAATCACGCCGATTACGTCGATGGTCGCCGCGACCACCCAGACGGTCGGCAACACCACCGGTCTCGGCGCGCCGCTGAACGGCCTGCTCTCGACGGTCGGCGGCGGTCTCGGCAAGGCTGGCGCGCTGCTGAGCGCGACCGGCGGCAACCCGGTCACGGCAGCACTCGGCCATACGGTGACGGATACCGGCACGACGGTCGCTTCGGTGGGCGGCCTGCTCACGGGCGGCAGCGGCGGCAATCCCCTCGCGCCGCTCACCAGCGCCCTCGGCGGCCTGACCGGCGGCACCACCAGCAGCCCGCTCGCGCCGCTCACCGGCGCCCTCGGCGGGCTGACCGGCGGCACCACCAGTGGCCCGCTCGCGCCGCTCACCGGCGCGCTCAGCAGCGTGACCGGCGCGGTTGGCGGCGCCGCGAGCGGCGGCAGCCCGCTGGCACCGGTGACCGGTCTCGTCTCGAGCGTGACGAGCGGCCTCTCCGGCGCGGCCGGCGGCAGCAGCGGCCCGCTCGCTCCGGTCACCGGCTTGCTGGCGGGCGTCACCGGCGCGCTCGGCAGCGTCACGACCGCGGCAACCGCCACGCCGACCACCACCACGGCCACCGCCTCCACCAGCTCAGGCGCCGGTCTGTCGCTGTCCACCAGCACGGGCAAGAGCACGACGGGCAACCCGCTCGCGCCGGTGACCTCGCTCGTCGGCGGCCTGCTCGGCGGGTTGGGCAAGAAGTAA